In one Rutidosis leptorrhynchoides isolate AG116_Rl617_1_P2 chromosome 8, CSIRO_AGI_Rlap_v1, whole genome shotgun sequence genomic region, the following are encoded:
- the LOC139861134 gene encoding cell division control protein 48 homolog D-like produces MTNPADQPESSESKGTKRDFSTAILERKKAPNRLVVDEAVNDDNSVISLHPDTMEKLQLFRGDTILIKGKKRKDTVCIALADETCEEPKIRMNKVVRSNLRVRLGDVVSVHQCADVKYGKRVHILPIDDTIEGVTGNLFDAYLKPYFLEAYRPVRKNDFFLVRGGMRSVEFKVIETDPGEYCVVAPDTEIFCEGEPIKREDEDRLDEIGYDDVGGVRKQMAQIRELVELPLRHPQLFKSIGVKPPKGILLYGPPGSGKTLIARAVANETGAFFFCINGPEIMSKMAGESESNLRKAFEEAEKNAPSIIFIDEIDSIAPKREKTHGEVERRIVSQLLTLMDGLKSRAHVIVMGATNRPNSIDPALRRFGRFDREIDIGVPDEIGRLEVLRIHTKNMKLAEDVDLEKVSKDTHGYVGADLAALCTEAALQCIREKMDVIDLEDESIDAEILNSMAVSNEHFQTALGTSNPSALRETVVEVPNVSWEDIGGLENVKRELQETVQYPVEHPEKFEKFGMAPSKGVLFYGPPGCGKTLLAKAIANECQANFISIKGPELLTMWFGESEANVREIFDKARGSAPCVLFFDELDSIATQRGSSQGDAGGAADRVLNQLLTEMDGMSAKKTVFIIGATNRPDIIDPALLRPGRLDQLIYIPLPDEESRYQIFKSALRKSPVAKDVDLRALAQYTQGFSGADITEICQRACKYAIRENIEKDIEREKRRSENPEAMEEDVEDEVAEIKAAHFEESMKFARRSVSDADIRKYQAFAQTLQQSRGIGSEFRFSETSGRAAASDPFAAPAGAADDDDLYN; encoded by the exons ATGACCAATCCTGCTGATCAACCTGAATCGTCAGAATC TAAGGGGACCAAGCGTGACTTTAGTACCGCAATACTTGAGCGAAAGAAGGCTCCTAATCGACTCGTTGTTGATGAAGCCGTTAACGATGATAACTCCGTTATCTCCTTACATCCTGACACCATGGAAAAACTTCAACTTTTTAGAGGCGATACTATCCTAATCAAG GGCAAAAAGAGGAAGGATACTGTATGTATTGCTCTTGCCGATGAAACCTGTGAAGAACCTAAGATCAGGATGAATAAAGTTGTTAGGTCAAATCTTAGGGTTAGGCTTGGTGATGTGGTTTCAGTGCATCAGTGTGCTGATGTTAAGTATGGGAAGCGTGTTCATATTCTTCCCATTGATGATACCATTGAAGGTGTCACTGGAAACCTGTTTGATGCTTATTTAAAAC CTTACTTTCTTGAAGCATATCGCCCTGTGAGGAAGAACGATTTCTTTCTGGTAAGGGGAGGAATGAGGAGTGTTGAGTTTAAAGTTATTGAGACTGATCCTGGGGAGTACTGTGTGGTTGCCCCTGACACAGAGATATTTTGTGAGGGTGAGCCTATTAAAAGGGAGGATGAAGATCGTTTAGATGAGATCGGATACGATGATGTTGGCGGTGTTCGTAAACAGATGGCTCAGATTCGTGAGCTGGTCGAACTTCCTTTACGCCACCCACAATTGTTCAAGTCTATTGGCGTTAAGCCACCTAAGGGTATTCTGCTTTACGGGCCACCTGGTTCTGGTAAGACTTTAATAGCTAGAGCCGTTGCTAATGAGACCGGTGCGTTCTTTTTCTGTATCAACGGGCCCGAGATCATGTCGAAAATGGCGGGAGAAAGTGAGAGTAACTTAAGGAAAGCGTTTGAGGAAGCCGAGAAAAATGCACCGTCGATTATATTTATCGATGAGATTGATTCAATTGCTCCTAAGCGTGAGAAGACGCACGGTGAAGTTGAACGAAGGATTGTTTCTCAGTTGCTTACACTTATGGACGGGTTGAAATCCCGGGCCCATGTTATAGTTATGGGTGCGACTAACCGTCCGAACAGTATCGACCCTGCGTTAAGAAGGTTTGGTAGAtttgatagagagattgatattggtgTACCTGATGAAATTGGTCGTCTTGAGGTTCTTCGAATTCATACCAAGAACATGAAGTTAGCTGAAGATGTTGATTTGGAGAAGGTTTCGAAAGACACACATGGGTATGTCGGTGCTGACCTGGCGGCTTTGTGTACTGAAGCTGCACTACAATGTATTAGAGAGAAGATGGATGTGATTGATTTGGAAGACGAGTCTATCGATGCAGAGATTTTGAATTCGATGGCGGTTTCAAATGAACACTTTCAAACAGCACTTGGTACTAGTAATCCGTCTGCTCTTCGTGAGACCGTTGTTGAAGTGCCTAATGTCAGTTGGGAAGACATTGGTGGGCTCGAAAATGTCAAAAGAGAGCTGCAAGAG ACTGTGCAATATCCTGTGGAACACCCTGAGAAATTTGAGAAGTTTGGTATGGCTCCGTCGAAAGGAGTTTTGTTCTATGGCCCACCTGGTTGTGGTAAAACTTTACTTGCAAAGGCAATTGCGAATGAATGCCAGGCTAACTTTATTAGTATTAAGGGACCCGAGTTGCTTACAATGTGGTTTGGTGAGAGTGAAGCCAATGTTAGAGAAATATTCGACAAGGCTCGTGGGTCCGCTCCTTGTGTCCTCTTTTTTGATGAGCTTGATTCCATTGCAACCCAG AGAGGAAGTAGCCAAGGAGATGCAGGAGGTGCGGCTGACAGGGTTTTGAATCAACTTTTGACTGAAATGGACGGAATGTCGGCTAAAAAAACCGTCTTTATTATCGGTGCGACTAACAGGCCTGATATCATTGATCCTGCGCTGTTGAGGCCTGGTCGTCTCGATCAGTTGATATACATTCCTCTGCCAGATGAAGAATCTCGCTATCAAATCTTTAAATCTGCTTTAAGGAAATCCCCTGTTGCTAAGGATGTCGACTTACGAGCTCTTGCACAGTACACGCAGGGTTTCAGTGGTGCTGATATCACTGAAATATGTCAGCGTGCCTGCAAGTACGCCATTCGCGAGAACATAGAGAAA GATATTGAGAGGGAGAAGAGGAGAAGCGAGAACCCAGAAGCTATGGAGGAGGATGTGGAAGATGAGGTGGCGGAGATTAAAGCCGCTCACTTTGAAGAATCGATGAAATTCGCGAGGAGGAGTGTTAGTGATGCTGATATCCGCAAGTACCAGGCGTTTGCTCAGACTCTGCAACAGTCAAGAGGTATTGGTTCTGAGTTCAGGTTCTCAGAGACGAGTGGTCGCGCGGCTGCTAGTGACCCTTTTGCTGCACCGGCTGGTGCAGCCGACGATGATGACCTCTACAATTAG